A region of the Mugil cephalus isolate CIBA_MC_2020 chromosome 23, CIBA_Mcephalus_1.1, whole genome shotgun sequence genome:
CCAGTTTCATCTTAAGCACGGCTTCTGTCCAGGCGCATGAAGCTCCTGTCTCTTCATATCATATATTCACATTCAGTGTCGATGAAAGGCAGCTCCTCGTATCGAATCTTCACCTcccagcagagctgcagagcctGAGCAACCACGTCCTCTGACATCCTCTGGGCAAAGTCCAGCACCGCCCTGCTGGCGGCAGGAGGAGCCGACGGGCAGCAGTCAGCTGAACTTAGAAGACACTCAGCCTCGCGTGCGTCCTTCACAAACTCCTGTGTTTCGTGTTTATAGGAAACAGACTCCTTCACTTCGTCTGAACCGGCTGAAGTCCTGCATCTGGATTCATTACATCCCATATTCACCGAGGAGCCGTCCACTTCTCAGAAccagtgctgctgctgggaaGAATCGTACCAACATTTTAAACTCTTCCACCCAAACAGACTTCCTACCACTTTAAGAAACATTTCATTACCTGCAGATAAAACGAAGGTCGTTTGACTCACAGCAGCCTTCACTGGTCACCAAACATCCGAGAAGAAAGAGGCGTCCCAGCATTTTAATCCTTTACCTGCTGCTCTGAGCCGCAGCTACTAATTTAAGGTCTCTGACCTCCAGAGCAGCTGATAAAcaggctcctgctgctgctgctgctgtttggtggGAGGAGCAGATAACGTCAGACTCCCTAAAAGTCACcgttaaatggaaaaataaatatttagtcaAGTAGATATTGATTTATAGTGTCGTGCCCATGTGTCTTCTATTAgtggtgtttttacagtttgGGTGAGTTATGTCATTTCTTCACACCAGTTAAGTTAGTAGATCTGTGTCTTGTtatgaaatgacaaaacactTCAGGTGTGGACAGTTTGGGTGAGTTTCCTACACACTGATTATTTGAATATGTGTAACTATTAGTGAAAACTTCAAATTTAGTCGGTTCATTAAATCACAGCAGTTTCAAATCATGCTGCTGACGTTTacttcacattatacatgcttaaAAAGTtgtgttgagaaaaaaaaatcattgcttGGTGATTTGAGCAGGTGAGTGGGGGTGAGTGAGCTCTACACGTGGACACGGGTGGAGTGGTGCCATCTGGTGGCAACAACACGACTTCTAGAGCGcggaaaatgcattttttattttagtaaaattAATCTCTCTGAGTGCAGCCACAGCCACGACAtgtgtgcttttctttcttttagaggcttatttccatttttcaccattttttccCTGATTATACTCTGATGTTCAGATCACAAACTGaggaataaatgttaaaaagtccgttttattattatctacCTCTGAGATTTTACATCAAAGCTCATTAAAGCCACAGTTAATTTAAATTCTACTGAACGTACAAAAGTACTGCTACCGCTTTAAAATTTCACTCGTAGGAGAAAGACCCCTTTTGCAGCCAATCATAAAGTCCTGAGGCTCGGGGACAGATGCATATCAGACAGCGTCATCCCTCTGACTTGTTCTTCTCTTCAGgatgctcctcttcctccgcctgaccgtcttcttcttctctgcggGTTTCGCCTTGGAGATGAACCAGACCTCCAAGCTGCTGGCGGAGAGCGGGGAGCAGTGCTCAGCCTGTGACTTCCGGGAGCACAGCAAACAGATGAGGCTCCACAGCATCAAGTCGCAGATCCTCAGCATCCTGCGCCTGGAACAGGCGCCCAACATCAGCCGGGACATGATCCGCCAGCTGCTCCCCAAAGCGCCTCCTCTGACCCAGCTACTGGACCAGTACGACCCGCGGGTGGAAGACGAGGACCACGCGACGACGGAGACCATCATCACCATGGCCACCAAGAGTAACTAAACCCGACCAAAGAAAGTTTCaatgtgttttgtcttattttactCGGTGCGTGTTGTGCGTAAAGTGCGAAGTCCTTGCGTAAATAGTGTGCGTAAAACAGTATTATGGAGACGGTTCCctattattgtttttccttttcatatGTAGTGTTTATATAAGTGTGACATTTCCTCTGTGCCACCATCTggacacattttacttttctgtgTTGTAGACTATCACTGCTGTAAAAAGTTATACATCTTCTTACAAATATCTCCCCACATTTCACTCTTATCCAGGCCGTGCTGTTGTAAACATGTAGGTTCCAGTCGAATTATTTGCATATGACAAGACACTTTAACATTTCATATGAATGATTTCTTCCAGCCAATCTGATCGCCCAGGACGAGCTGTCGTCTTGTTGTCTGTTCAGCCTCAGTCCAAAGATCCAGCCCAAGAACATCCTGAGCGCTCAGCTGTGGGTTCACCTGCGTCCCGCCGACATGGTCACAACCGTCTTCCTGCAGATTTCTCGCCTCAAACctgggaaggaaggaaacaacacCCGTGTGCGGGTGCGCTCCCTGAAGATCGACACCGACACCGGCGCCGGTTCCTGGCAGAGCATCGACATCAagtctctgctgcaggcctgGCTCCGTCAGCCAGAAACCAACTACGGAATAGAGATCAACGCTTATGACTCCAAAGGAGAGGACCTGGCTGTCACCTCAGCAGAACCCGGAGAGGAAGGACTGGTGAGTGCAACACAGatcaaaatattaacataaaaattAAACCCATACGCTTCAAATTTGTTCTGGAAACTTTGTTACTTTGATCTAGTGggactgaatgaatgagaaaagtAATGCATAGTGATGCATGGTGCTTGTTGAGTTCCAAAGTCGCACAGAAAACATTCTTAAAGACTTGTTGCAGGCACATTTCTAATTTCTTCATTCGTTTCCAGCAACCGTTCATTGAGGTGAAGATACTTGACAATCTGAAGAGATCTCGGAGAGACTCGGGCCTCAACTGTGACGAGGAATCTGCGGAGACGCGCTGCTGTCGCTACCCGCTCACCGTGGACTTTGAGGAGTTCGGCTGGGACTGGATCATCGCGCCCAAACGCTACCGGGCCAACTACTGCTCAGGGGAGTGTGAGTTCATGCACCTGCAGCAATATCCACACGCACACCTGGTGAACAAGGCCAACCCACGGGGCACCGCGGGGCCCTGCTGCACGCCCACCAAGATGTCGCCCATCAACATGCTCTACTTCAACCGCAAGGAGCAGATCATCTACGGAAAGATCCCGTCCATGGTGGTGGACCACTGCGGCTGCTCCTGAAGAAAACCAGGCCTCC
Encoded here:
- the LOC125001007 gene encoding growth/differentiation factor 8-like, with the translated sequence MCLLLVVFLQFGMLLFLRLTVFFFSAGFALEMNQTSKLLAESGEQCSACDFREHSKQMRLHSIKSQILSILRLEQAPNISRDMIRQLLPKAPPLTQLLDQYDPRVEDEDHATTETIITMATKTNLIAQDELSSCCLFSLSPKIQPKNILSAQLWVHLRPADMVTTVFLQISRLKPGKEGNNTRVRVRSLKIDTDTGAGSWQSIDIKSLLQAWLRQPETNYGIEINAYDSKGEDLAVTSAEPGEEGLQPFIEVKILDNLKRSRRDSGLNCDEESAETRCCRYPLTVDFEEFGWDWIIAPKRYRANYCSGECEFMHLQQYPHAHLVNKANPRGTAGPCCTPTKMSPINMLYFNRKEQIIYGKIPSMVVDHCGCS